A genomic stretch from Telmatocola sphagniphila includes:
- a CDS encoding transposase: MTTTTIAIDMDVPAGVSVGEYERVDGGHAFHVSWELPDNLCCETCRRESPLQLVEKNKFLSIRDLDLWGKPSFFVYQEVYHRCPSCGHRQSLLPPFKRRDVKYTFRFEEQVLVSLIGSTAEDVAVRLGIAAETVERIVKNRIEDAKAKQIDPQRKIKRLGLDEISLRKGHKGYATILTDLTNGERPEILALSKGRDEAAGRACLERLSAQQRSAVRWHHTDMSAAYLKACGVHLPNSQSVIDRFHVAKKLGEVADDLRKKTIEPTSEV; encoded by the coding sequence ATGACGACGACTACCATTGCCATAGACATGGACGTCCCCGCCGGAGTGAGCGTTGGCGAATATGAACGCGTCGACGGGGGCCACGCCTTTCACGTGAGTTGGGAGTTGCCCGACAATCTTTGTTGCGAGACTTGCCGGCGTGAGTCTCCGCTTCAATTGGTGGAGAAGAACAAGTTTCTGAGCATCCGCGATCTGGATTTGTGGGGTAAGCCGAGCTTTTTCGTGTACCAGGAGGTGTATCACCGCTGCCCGTCGTGCGGTCACCGTCAATCGCTGTTGCCGCCGTTCAAGCGTCGGGATGTGAAATATACGTTCCGCTTCGAGGAGCAGGTGCTGGTCAGTCTGATCGGGAGCACAGCCGAAGACGTGGCAGTGCGTTTGGGGATTGCCGCGGAGACGGTGGAGCGAATCGTCAAGAACCGGATAGAGGACGCCAAGGCGAAGCAGATCGATCCCCAGCGGAAGATCAAGCGTTTGGGTCTGGATGAGATCAGCCTGCGTAAGGGGCATAAGGGATATGCGACAATATTGACGGACCTGACGAATGGGGAGCGTCCGGAGATTCTGGCTCTGTCCAAGGGTCGCGACGAAGCAGCGGGGCGAGCGTGTTTGGAGCGTTTGTCGGCCCAGCAACGGTCGGCGGTGCGTTGGCATCATACGGACATGAGCGCGGCGTATTTGAAGGCTTGCGGCGTGCATTTACCCAACAGCCAGTCGGTGATAGATCGCTTTCACGTCGCCAAGAAATTGGGTGAGGTGGCGGACGA
- a CDS encoding c-type cytochrome domain-containing protein, whose translation MKVPLIFWGLLASLALASPSQADEKTDLAAQAYEVIAKHCLRCHKGPGSEGGVANFGSLADLQAPRGKKAALIVAGKPEESRLYQRLAIDGDMPPEEALRATGKPTEEEKAILKKWIEASAPPFTNSAKQRNFITLADELTAIREALQKANREDRPYIRFFTLTHLHNDKTIPEAKLKLIRAALSKAINSLSLKPTIVLPESVNSAGTVYAVDIRRLDWDTRHLWNRILEFYPYGLLYTKYPDPNIRRLAEDVEDLSKAQIPALRADWFVATALRPPLYHTLLNIPEDARVLEQRVGVNVATNFESDKLARAGFSRSGVSAQNRLVERHDSNQGVYWKSYDFKPDAGRGRLIRFPLGPLNLFSKGHHPYENQAFVHDGGEIIFSLPNKLHAYMLVDGKNKRIDEGPISVVGDSKKTAGTSAIVNGISCMACHTKGMIELKDYVRDNSAVFGKADDKVRKLYPDAKKMDELIQQDQEQYLSALEKAVGPFLKIGPDANKSIADLSEPCSYVIMTYRSSSDAYLTLDRIACELYLKNGEELKAKVGAKKFKELGLASLLSQPDAVIARLEWEAVDGYSLMQELGKELGCLPIGK comes from the coding sequence ATGAAGGTCCCTCTGATTTTTTGGGGTTTGCTCGCATCGTTAGCACTCGCATCTCCAAGCCAGGCAGACGAAAAAACAGATTTGGCAGCGCAGGCCTACGAGGTCATCGCCAAGCACTGCTTGCGTTGCCATAAGGGGCCTGGCTCCGAAGGTGGGGTTGCCAATTTTGGCTCCCTTGCGGATTTGCAGGCACCCCGGGGGAAGAAAGCGGCCCTTATCGTGGCTGGTAAGCCTGAAGAGTCCCGCCTTTACCAGCGTCTGGCGATCGATGGGGATATGCCGCCGGAAGAGGCGCTGCGAGCCACCGGTAAGCCCACCGAAGAAGAAAAAGCGATTCTGAAAAAATGGATTGAAGCTTCCGCTCCCCCCTTTACAAATTCCGCAAAGCAGCGAAATTTCATCACTCTGGCTGATGAGCTGACAGCGATTCGCGAAGCACTGCAAAAAGCCAATCGTGAAGATCGTCCTTATATTCGTTTCTTCACGCTAACACACCTTCACAATGACAAAACGATTCCGGAAGCCAAATTAAAGCTGATTCGAGCGGCCCTCTCTAAAGCCATCAATAGCTTGAGCTTGAAGCCCACAATTGTTCTGCCCGAATCGGTGAACAGTGCCGGAACAGTGTACGCCGTGGATATTCGACGACTCGACTGGGACACGCGCCATCTGTGGAATCGCATTCTCGAATTCTACCCTTACGGTCTACTCTACACGAAATATCCCGATCCTAACATTCGCCGCTTGGCCGAAGATGTGGAAGATCTTTCCAAAGCGCAGATTCCCGCGCTGCGGGCGGACTGGTTTGTCGCCACGGCCCTGCGACCGCCGTTGTATCACACCCTTCTGAACATTCCGGAGGATGCCCGGGTACTCGAGCAACGCGTTGGAGTAAATGTTGCAACCAACTTCGAGAGCGATAAACTGGCTCGCGCTGGCTTTTCCAGATCCGGCGTCTCCGCTCAGAACCGACTCGTCGAACGGCACGACTCCAATCAGGGGGTGTATTGGAAGAGTTATGATTTCAAGCCGGATGCAGGTCGAGGGCGTCTGATCCGTTTTCCCCTTGGTCCACTCAACCTCTTCTCGAAAGGCCATCACCCCTATGAAAATCAGGCTTTCGTACATGACGGAGGGGAAATCATCTTCAGCCTTCCCAATAAACTCCATGCCTACATGCTCGTCGACGGTAAGAACAAGCGGATCGACGAAGGTCCGATTTCCGTGGTCGGCGATTCCAAGAAAACGGCCGGGACTTCGGCCATCGTGAATGGCATTTCCTGTATGGCTTGCCACACAAAAGGAATGATCGAGCTGAAGGATTACGTTCGGGACAACTCCGCTGTCTTCGGCAAAGCGGATGATAAAGTGCGTAAACTCTATCCCGATGCTAAAAAGATGGACGAACTGATCCAACAGGATCAGGAACAATACCTTTCCGCTCTCGAGAAAGCTGTTGGGCCTTTCCTGAAGATCGGCCCGGATGCGAATAAATCGATCGCAGATCTTTCCGAGCCTTGCAGTTACGTCATTATGACCTATCGATCTTCCTCCGACGCTTACCTGACGCTCGACCGGATCGCTTGCGAGCTTTACCTGAAAAATGGGGAAGAATTGAAAGCAAAAGTCGGAGCTAAGAAGTTCAAGGAGTTAGGTCTCGCTTCCTTACTGTCGCAACCCGACGCGGTCATCGCCCGCCTGGAATGGGAAGCGGTCGATGGCTATTCCCTCATGCAAGAACTGGGCAAAGAGTTAGGTTGTCTACCTATTGGAAAGTAA
- a CDS encoding ISAs1 family transposase, whose translation MRRGFRSQRLGGRRSFRRDQDRLVPEVSPLPNGIPSHDTFGRVFRYLDTDAFEACFASWMAEICVGTDLLQVAIDGKTMRSSGGPGQKCLHVVSAFATANRVTLGQEAVDDKSNEITAIPELLKRLDIAGKIVTIDAMGCQKKIAEAVRERDADYLLAVKDNQPTLLAEIKAHYFKHLESGFADVPTTFCESTEKNRGRVEYRSCLVFSDVNFLSMKDDWKGLKTVVVVVTDRRENHKSASEIRYYICSRASDAPVLAKAVREHWTIENNLHWSLDVTFGDDDSRVRKDNGPQNFARIKRLALSIVANASGKESMAVKRLKACASDERRELIIREFLQL comes from the coding sequence TTGCGCCGCGGTTTCCGGAGCCAACGACTGGGTGGCCGTCGAAGCTTTCGGCGTGACCAAGATCGACTGGTTCCGGAAGTATCTCCCTTGCCCAACGGCATCCCGAGCCATGACACTTTCGGCCGAGTTTTCCGCTATCTGGACACGGATGCTTTCGAGGCCTGCTTCGCTTCATGGATGGCGGAAATCTGCGTCGGGACCGACCTGCTTCAGGTGGCGATCGACGGCAAGACGATGCGTTCGTCAGGCGGTCCGGGTCAGAAGTGCCTGCACGTGGTCAGCGCGTTTGCGACGGCCAACCGCGTGACGCTGGGCCAAGAGGCGGTGGACGATAAATCGAACGAGATCACCGCGATCCCGGAATTGCTGAAACGGCTGGACATTGCCGGAAAAATCGTGACTATCGACGCGATGGGCTGTCAAAAAAAAATCGCCGAGGCGGTGCGGGAACGGGACGCGGATTACCTGTTGGCGGTGAAGGACAATCAACCGACTCTCTTGGCCGAGATCAAGGCTCATTACTTCAAGCATTTGGAGTCCGGATTCGCCGATGTACCGACGACGTTCTGCGAATCGACGGAGAAGAATCGAGGCCGAGTGGAGTACCGTTCGTGCCTCGTGTTTTCGGACGTCAATTTCTTATCGATGAAGGACGATTGGAAAGGCTTGAAGACGGTGGTCGTGGTGGTGACCGACCGCCGAGAAAACCACAAGAGCGCGAGCGAAATCCGCTACTATATTTGCAGCCGAGCGTCGGACGCTCCGGTGTTGGCGAAAGCGGTCCGGGAACATTGGACGATCGAGAATAATTTGCATTGGTCCTTGGATGTGACATTCGGCGACGACGACAGCCGGGTTCGAAAAGATAACGGCCCTCAGAATTTCGCCAGGATTAAAAGGTTGGCTCTGAGCATAGTAGCGAATGCGAGCGGCAAGGAATCGATGGCAGTCAAACGACTGAAAGCCTGCGCCAGCGATGAACGCCGAGAATTAATTATTCGAGAATTCCTTCAGCTTTAA